In one window of Skermanella rosea DNA:
- a CDS encoding Ppx/GppA phosphatase family protein — MLDATGQRADLTGLHQELDPDEVLAADHAHYAVIDIGSNSVRLVVYNDLGRAPLPRFNEKSLCGLGSGLDKTGELAAGPMACTVQAAHRFCAIAEAMGASRIDIIATEAVRRATNGENLIKAIRKRTGRELRLLSGSEEAHFATLGVISGFYRPKGLVGDMGGGSLEVAEALEDHVGERSVSLPLGALPVEAMLEDSAESAKRQIDEVMKGQLPPLLTKPVFYAVGGGWRALARAHMESVNAPLKVAHGYDVDANDLRSFAKLVWKMTPEKISALPGVPGRRAKTLPAAALVMDRLLKNLRPERVVFSALGLREGWLYSRLSPALRQRDPLIEGTQAFGLPIARVPAFAPALVRWTESLFPDETAGERRLRLAACALSDMAWADHADVKAHQCFARVVHFPFIGVTHTERVFIAATLHARYGGKPDDACLQPALSLLTPAVHRRAQILGRAMQLGHRFSGSVPGILDMARLRITADAVRLEVAEGSEDVPDSDAVQIRMKQLAKILGVPKTEFAGA, encoded by the coding sequence ATGCTCGACGCTACCGGCCAGCGCGCCGACCTGACCGGCCTTCATCAGGAGCTAGATCCGGATGAGGTCCTCGCCGCCGATCACGCCCATTATGCCGTCATCGATATCGGCTCCAACTCCGTCCGCCTCGTCGTCTACAACGATCTCGGGAGGGCACCTCTCCCCCGGTTCAACGAGAAGTCCCTGTGCGGCCTTGGTTCCGGACTGGACAAGACGGGCGAGCTTGCGGCGGGACCCATGGCCTGCACGGTGCAGGCGGCCCACCGCTTCTGCGCCATCGCCGAGGCCATGGGGGCATCCCGGATCGACATCATCGCGACCGAGGCGGTGCGCAGGGCCACGAACGGCGAGAACCTGATCAAGGCCATCAGGAAGCGGACGGGTCGCGAGCTGCGCCTGCTGTCGGGATCGGAGGAGGCGCATTTCGCCACGCTCGGCGTCATCTCCGGCTTCTACCGGCCGAAGGGACTGGTCGGCGACATGGGCGGCGGCAGCCTCGAGGTCGCCGAAGCACTGGAAGACCATGTCGGCGAGCGCTCGGTCAGCCTTCCCCTGGGCGCCTTGCCGGTCGAAGCGATGCTGGAGGACTCGGCGGAAAGTGCCAAGCGGCAGATCGACGAGGTCATGAAAGGCCAGCTTCCGCCGCTGCTGACCAAGCCGGTATTCTATGCCGTCGGCGGCGGCTGGCGCGCCCTGGCCCGCGCCCACATGGAATCGGTCAATGCTCCCCTGAAGGTCGCGCACGGCTACGACGTGGATGCGAACGACCTGAGAAGCTTCGCCAAGTTGGTCTGGAAGATGACGCCGGAAAAGATCTCGGCGCTTCCCGGAGTGCCCGGCCGGCGGGCTAAGACGCTTCCGGCTGCGGCACTGGTGATGGACAGGCTGCTGAAGAACCTGCGCCCGGAGCGGGTCGTCTTCTCCGCCCTGGGCCTGCGCGAGGGATGGCTCTATTCGCGGCTCTCCCCCGCCCTGCGGCAACGCGATCCGCTGATCGAGGGCACCCAGGCATTCGGCCTCCCCATCGCGCGGGTCCCGGCCTTCGCGCCGGCGCTGGTACGCTGGACGGAATCCCTGTTCCCCGACGAAACCGCTGGGGAACGCCGGCTCAGGCTTGCGGCCTGCGCGCTCTCCGACATGGCCTGGGCGGACCATGCCGACGTCAAGGCACACCAGTGCTTCGCGCGGGTCGTCCATTTCCCGTTCATCGGCGTAACGCACACGGAGCGGGTGTTCATCGCGGCGACCCTGCATGCCCGTTACGGCGGCAAACCGGATGATGCGTGCCTTCAGCCCGCGCTGTCGCTGCTGACCCCGGCCGTGCATCGTCGCGCCCAGATCCTCGGCCGCGCGATGCAGCTCGGCCATCGCTTCTCCGGCAGCGTGCCGGGTATCCTCGACATGGCGCGGCTGCGGATCACCGCCGATGCCGTCCGCCTGGAGGTCGCGGAAGGCAGCGAGGACGTCCCCGACAGCGATGCCGTGCAGATAAGGATGAAGCAGCTGGCGAAGATCCTGGGCGTGCCCAAGACCGAATTCGCCGGGGCCTGA
- a CDS encoding CBS domain-containing protein: MTTVSDLLNSKGRTIVSILPTETLESASRLLTEKRIGAVVVRDRRGKLAGILSERDIVRAIADRGAAALGLRVEDLMTKEVKTCLPTETVKDLMRMMTLRRHRHVPVCDTTGELIGVVSIGDAVKARLDEQASEVAVLRDLNLIKA, translated from the coding sequence ATGACCACCGTTTCCGATCTCCTGAATTCAAAGGGCCGCACCATCGTCTCCATCCTGCCGACGGAGACCTTGGAGTCGGCATCCAGGCTGCTGACGGAGAAGCGCATCGGCGCCGTCGTCGTGCGCGACCGCCGCGGCAAGCTCGCCGGCATCCTGTCGGAGCGCGACATCGTCCGCGCCATCGCGGATCGCGGGGCCGCCGCGCTGGGCCTCCGCGTCGAGGATCTGATGACCAAGGAAGTCAAGACCTGCCTGCCGACGGAGACGGTCAAGGACCTGATGCGGATGATGACGCTGCGCCGCCACCGCCATGTCCCGGTGTGCGATACGACCGGAGAGCTGATCGGCGTCGTCTCGATCGGCGACGCGGTGAAGGCGCGGCTGGACGAGCAGGCCAGCGAGGTCGCGGTACTGCGGGACCTGAACCTGATCAAGGCCTGA
- a CDS encoding GerW family sporulation protein, translating to MLTNPFMPDPVQDLMVSTLQEFQKILGKGVAGTPIQVGDTTLVPIYVTTFGVGAGGGSVFGEACGGGGGGGVVPCAIIVVRPDGVTVQHLDSQFVTSAAKAHSDVANELSNAYRRDKSAAAGSAAAKPAAEPAPAAVPAPAPAPSESTAVAVAALD from the coding sequence ATGCTGACGAATCCCTTCATGCCCGATCCGGTGCAGGACCTGATGGTCTCGACTCTGCAGGAATTTCAGAAGATCCTGGGAAAGGGCGTCGCGGGAACGCCGATCCAGGTGGGTGACACGACGCTGGTCCCGATCTATGTCACGACCTTCGGAGTCGGCGCGGGGGGAGGCTCGGTCTTCGGCGAGGCTTGCGGTGGCGGCGGCGGGGGCGGCGTGGTTCCCTGCGCGATCATCGTCGTCCGCCCGGACGGGGTGACCGTCCAGCATCTCGACTCCCAGTTCGTGACGTCGGCGGCCAAAGCCCATTCCGACGTCGCGAACGAGTTGAGCAACGCCTACCGCCGGGACAAGTCGGCGGCAGCGGGATCTGCAGCGGCCAAGCCGGCGGCGGAACCGGCACCGGCAGCGGTCCCGGCGCCCGCCCCGGCACCGTCGGAATCCACGGCGGTCGCCGTCGCCGCGCTGGACTGA
- a CDS encoding glutathione binding-like protein, translating into MIDLHYWTTPNGHKVTMFLEETGLPYRIIPVNISAGEQFKPEFLKIAPNNRIPAIVDNDPAGGGEPISVFESGAILIYLAEKTGKFLPKDPRGRAEVLQWLMWQMGGLGPMAGQNHHFVQYAPERIPYAMERYVKETNRLYGVLDRRLADRQFVAGDYSIADMASYPWIVPYERQQQNLDDFPNLKRWFEAIRERPAVIRAYERAAEINSQPTMTEEAKKIMFGQTAATTGTSK; encoded by the coding sequence ATGATCGATCTGCATTACTGGACGACGCCCAACGGCCACAAGGTCACGATGTTCCTGGAGGAGACCGGTCTCCCCTATCGGATCATCCCGGTCAACATCAGCGCCGGCGAGCAGTTCAAGCCGGAATTCCTGAAGATCGCCCCGAACAACCGCATCCCCGCGATCGTGGACAACGACCCGGCCGGCGGCGGGGAACCGATCTCCGTCTTCGAGTCCGGGGCGATCCTGATCTATCTGGCCGAGAAGACCGGGAAGTTCCTGCCCAAGGACCCGCGGGGCCGGGCCGAGGTGCTGCAATGGCTGATGTGGCAGATGGGCGGGCTCGGACCGATGGCGGGCCAGAACCATCATTTCGTCCAGTACGCGCCGGAACGCATCCCCTATGCCATGGAGCGCTACGTCAAGGAGACGAACCGACTTTACGGCGTGCTGGACCGGCGGCTGGCCGACCGGCAGTTCGTCGCGGGCGACTACTCCATCGCCGACATGGCGTCCTATCCGTGGATCGTCCCGTACGAGCGCCAGCAGCAGAACCTGGACGACTTCCCGAACCTCAAGCGCTGGTTCGAGGCCATACGGGAGCGGCCGGCCGTCATCCGCGCCTACGAACGCGCCGCCGAGATCAACAGCCAGCCGACCATGACCGAGGAAGCCAAGAAGATCATGTTCGGCCAGACTGCCGCGACCACGGGCACGTCCAAGTAG